GGAGCCCGGGGGAGCACTTCCGCGTCTTCCCCATCTCCAACTGGACGGAGATGGACGTGTGGCAGTACATCGCCGCGGAGAGGATCGAGCTCCCCTCCCTGTACTTCGCCCACCGGCGGGAGGTGGTGGACCGCGGCGGCGTGCTGTACGGGAAGTCGCCCTGGGTGCCGCTCCTGCCGGGCGAGAGCCACGTGGAGCGCACGGTGCGCTTCCGCACGGTGGGCGACGCCACCTGCACCGGCGCGGTGGAGTCCACGGCGGAGACGGTGGAGGACATCATCGCGGAGATCGCCACCACCCGCATCACCGAACGGGGGGCGACCCGGGCCGACGACCAGCGCTCCGAGGCCGCCATGGAAGACCGCAAACGGCAGGGGTACTTCTGATGAGCGCGACGGTCGGGACCAGCACGTACCTGGAGATGGACCTCCTCCGCTTCAGCACGGCGGGGAGCGTGGACGACGGCAAGAGCACCCTGATCGGGCGGCTCCTGTACGACACCAAGTCCATCTTCCAGGACCAGCTCGAGGCGATCGAGGGGGCGAGCCGCCGACGCGGGGAGGAGGGGGTGAACCTCGCCCTCCTCACCGACGGCCTGCGCGCCGAGCGGGAGCAGAACATCACCATCGACGTGGCGTACCGCTACTTCGCCACGCCGAAGCGGAAGTTCATCATCGCCGACACGCCGGGGCACGTCCAGTACACGCGCAACATGGTGACCGGGGCCTCCACGGCGGAGCTGGCCGTCGTGCTGGTGGACGTGCGCAAGGGGGTGCTCACCCAGAGCAAGCGGCACGGCTTCATCTCGTCGCTCCTGCAGATCCCGCACATCGTCGTCGCGGTAAACAAGATGGACCTGGTGGACTACGACGAGGACCGGTATCGCGAGATCGTGGCGGAGTACCGGGAGTTCGCGGAAAAGCTGGAGATCCAGAACCTCACCTTCATCCCCATCTCCGCGCTCCGCGGCGACAACGTGGTGAAGAAGAGCGAGCGGACGCCCTGGTACGACGGGGGGACGCTGCTGCACCACCTGGAGAACGTGAACGTGGGGGCCCGCCGGAACCTGGTGGACTTCCGCTTCCCGGTGCAGTACGTGATCCGCCCCCACCAGAACTTCCGCGGCTTCGCCGGCCGCATCGCCTCGGGGACCATCTCGCCGGGGGAGGAGGTGGTGGTGCTCCCCTCGGGGCGCTCCAGCCGCATCCGCGCCATCGAGACCGCGGACGGGCCGCTGGCGGAGGCGTCCGCGGGCGACTCGGTGGTGCTCACCATCGAGGACGAGCTGGACGTCTCCCGGGGCGACATGATCGTCCGGCGGATGAACCTCCCCCGCGTGGGCGACCGCTTCGAGGCGCTGGTCTGCTGGATGGGCGAGCAGCCGCTGGACCCTTCGGTCCCGTACGTGCTGATGCACACCTCGCGGGAGGTCAAGGCGTTCGTCAGCAGGGTGGTGTACCGCATCGACATGGACACGCTGCACCGCGAG
This genomic interval from Longimicrobiaceae bacterium contains the following:
- the cysN gene encoding sulfate adenylyltransferase subunit CysN; translated protein: MSATVGTSTYLEMDLLRFSTAGSVDDGKSTLIGRLLYDTKSIFQDQLEAIEGASRRRGEEGVNLALLTDGLRAEREQNITIDVAYRYFATPKRKFIIADTPGHVQYTRNMVTGASTAELAVVLVDVRKGVLTQSKRHGFISSLLQIPHIVVAVNKMDLVDYDEDRYREIVAEYREFAEKLEIQNLTFIPISALRGDNVVKKSERTPWYDGGTLLHHLENVNVGARRNLVDFRFPVQYVIRPHQNFRGFAGRIASGTISPGEEVVVLPSGRSSRIRAIETADGPLAEASAGDSVVLTIEDELDVSRGDMIVRRMNLPRVGDRFEALVCWMGEQPLDPSVPYVLMHTSREVKAFVSRVVYRIDMDTLHREEAAAFGLNDIGRVEITTASPVFFDAYAQNGATGSFILVDPYTNVTVAAGMIRGDVRTADEVFGRTEEAPAKPVSPGVVWEDAGVPREEREARNGHRAAVLWFTGLSGSGKSTIARELERRLFGDGRQTMLLDGDQLRHGLCGDLGFGTADRRENIRRAGEVARLFFEQGSIVLCTFVSPFREDREAVRAQFPEGRFYEVHVDCELDTCRSRDPKGLYEKVARGEILDFTGISSPYEAPVRPEMVARTEAQSVDEVVETILARLRDDGVISDRGEMVIA